Proteins encoded together in one Yersinia mollaretii ATCC 43969 window:
- a CDS encoding YqaA family protein — protein MSSTLAIASLFGSSFLSATLLPGNSEILLVTLLTTGSAPAMVLVLSATVGNTLGGLTNVVIGRLLPELKPQRGMSTALGWLQRFGPAALLLSWLPIVGDLMCVLAGWLRMPWALVAFFLCLGKALRYIVLTVITLQGIAWWQ, from the coding sequence GTGAGTAGTACGCTAGCCATTGCTTCATTGTTTGGGAGTAGTTTTCTCAGCGCGACGCTCTTACCCGGAAATTCTGAAATTCTGTTAGTCACCCTACTAACGACAGGAAGTGCGCCCGCCATGGTGCTGGTGTTGTCTGCCACTGTTGGAAATACCTTGGGGGGGCTAACAAATGTTGTTATAGGGCGTTTATTACCGGAACTAAAGCCACAGCGTGGAATGAGTACAGCACTCGGCTGGCTTCAGCGTTTTGGGCCGGCAGCTTTGCTGCTGAGCTGGCTACCGATAGTGGGCGATTTGATGTGTGTGTTGGCAGGCTGGTTGCGTATGCCTTGGGCTCTTGTCGCTTTTTTTCTCTGTTTGGGAAAAGCATTGCGTTACATCGTGTTAACGGTGATCACGCTGCAAGGAATCGCTTGGTGGCAGTAA